In Humulus lupulus chromosome 7, drHumLupu1.1, whole genome shotgun sequence, the following are encoded in one genomic region:
- the LOC133792580 gene encoding uncharacterized protein LOC133792580, with translation MSIDKTWINNSNKFSDEYVAGAFAFVERAQQFVDTRGLVKCPCNKCINIELQTIGVLESHLFENGFLRSYTNWYWHGEEEIIPTNRVVHQCHEDEMMDVLNDIAQPNNCEDDENEVDDEIPPASECRGTSQYYNDLFAEMESPLFPGCEKYTSLNFVAKLMHFKVLGKIPNKIFDGILELLEDAFPSPNKIPKSHYAAKRLMRKLGLGYESIHVCKHDCALFWKENAGKHKCPICGEDRWVDKNTKGKKVPQKVMRYFPLTPQLMRKYASRHISQHMRWHHEGRVKEDGIMRHPADGKAWKDFDRSNLAFAMEPRNVRLGLAADGFNPFGNMSLSYSMWPVVLMTYNLPPWLCMKETNFMLTLLIPGPHSPGKDFDVFLRPLVDELKELWVSGVQTRDIVDGSFFKLRAALLWTINDFPARSSFSGWSGQGYTACPTCNVSTPSVRLQNKVAFYGHRNFLPMGHQIRKKKKLYGSVEKRPPPEEFSTEAIFTQMNFMPESLPVKFPDGFASNLRKNVIENDNKITGLKSHDCHVILQRLLPIGVHSFLEKPIAKTIIDLCTFFKIICARTLIVSDLEKVKTSIVEILCGLEIIFPPAFFDVMVHLMIHLPQEAIDGGPVHMRWMYPFERYMKKLKHYVRNKARPEGSIAEGYVVDEALTFCSMYFKGVETRFNRPDRNVDAIPSLKKLSVFQSQGCPIGKKTLTTLDDELKKTAEWYILNNCIEILPYIQEHKQILLSSGAENLDQLQKKEFPMWFYNKLYNLRQAGSAEASEELFSLANGSSNLVSSYTGCIVNGVRFLCYDRDKNLKTQNSGVLVPGVDNKNFYGQLEEVIVMSYLAGCSVVLFKCKWFDTDPTKSRMKHENNITSIFTKFEWYKNDKFILATQAKQIFYLDDLKNDRDWKIVEEVHHRNVWDTPAAYEQLDPIEIDVMHDTITSDFQLFVDLGPLPEINFCRRDQSPYVVNVDTPVDQEEGEEEEEEEMVDEEEEEMVDEEEEKEEEEEMDLEEDNVEENENDSDNEYYSDD, from the exons atgtcgatcgacaagacttggattaataattcaaataaattttcTGATGAGTATGTTGCTGGAGCGTTTGCATTTGTTGAGAGAGCTCAGCAATTTGTGGATACAAGGGGACTAGTGAAGTGTCCTTGTAACAAGTGTATTAATATCGAATTGCAAACGATTGGTGTGCTAGAAAGTCATCTTTTTGAGAATGGTTTTCTACGAAGTTATACAAATTGGTACTGGCATGGAGAGGAGGAAATAATACCGACCAATAGAGTAGTCCACCAATGTCACGAGGACGAGATGATGGATGTTCTTAATGATATAGCACAACCTAACAATTGTGAAGATGATGAGAATGAGGTTGATGATGAGATACCACCAGCATCAGAATGCAGAGGTACTAGCCAATACTATAATGACTTATTTGCCGAGATGGAGTCTCCGTTATTCCCAGGGTGTGAAAAATACACATCTTTGAATTTCGTAGCTAAGttgatgcatttcaaagtgttggggaAAATTCCTAACAAAATTTTTGATGGAATCTTGGAGTTGTTAGAAGATGCATTCCCATCTCCAAATAAGATACCAAAGTCACATTATGCGGCGAAGAGGTTGATGAGGAAATTGGGTTTGGGTTACGAGTCAATCCATGTTTGTAAGCATGATTGTGCATTGTTTTGGAAGGAAAATGCTGGAAAACACAAGTGTCCAATTTGTGGGGAGGATCGTTGGGTGGATAAAAATACCAAGGGGAAGAAAGTGCCCCAAAAAGTTATGCGTTATTTTCCATTGACCCCTCAGTTGATGCGAAAATATGCGTCAAGGCAcatttctcaacatatgagatggcatcatgAAGGGCGTGTTAAAGAAGATGGTATCATGCGTCATCCTGCAGATGGGAAAGCATGGAAGGATTTTGACCGTAGCAATCTAGCGTTTGCAATGGAACCTAGGAATGTGCGCCTTGGATTGGCTGCTGATGGATTCAATCCTTTTGGAAATATGAGTTTGTCTTATAGCATGTGGCCGGTTGTGTTAATGACTTACAACTTGCCACCGTGGTTATGCATGAAAGAGACTAACTTTATGTTGACTTTATTAATTCCTGGTCCACATTCACCtggaaaagattttgatgttttcttaaggcCATTGGTTGATGAGTTGAAGGAATTATGGGTGAGCGGTGTTCAGACTCGGGATATTGTTGATGGTAGTTTTTTTAAGCTTCGAGCAGCTTTATTGTGGACTATAAATGATTTTCCAGCGAGGAGTAGTttttctggatggagtggtcaaggTTACACTGCTTGTCCTACTTGCAATGTATCAACACCATCAGTTCGTTTGCAAAATAAGGTTGCATTTTACGGTCACAGAAATTTTTTACCAATGGGACACCAAATTAGAAAAAAGAAGAAGTTATATGGTTCAGTTGAGAAAAGACCACCTCCAGAGGAATTTAGCACTGAAGCTATTTTCACACAAATGAATTTTATGCCTGAAtctcttcctg TCAAATTTCCAGATGGGTTTGCATCTAATTTAAGGAAGAATGTGATTGAAAATGACAATAAGATTACtgggttgaaatcccacgatTGTCATGTCATATTGCAACGTCTTTTGCCAATTGGTGTTCATTCATTCCTAGAAAAACCTATTGCCAAGACCATTATTGACTTGTGCACTTTCTTCAAGATTATTTGTGCTAGAACTCTGATTGTTTCTGATTTGGAGAAAGTGAAAACATCAATTGTTGAAATTCTTTGCGGACTAGAAATCATTTTTCCGCCAGCGTTTTTTGATGTTATGGTTCACCTAATGATACATTTGCCTCAAGAAGCAATAGATGGAGGTCCAGtacacatgaggtggatgtatccctttgagagatacatgaaaaaattgaaacaTTATGTGCgtaataaagctcgtcctgaggggtccataGCTGAGGGTTATGTCGTCGATGAAGCATTGACATTCTGTTCTATGTACTTCAAAGGGGTGGAAACAAGGTTTAATCGTCCAGATAGAAATGTTGATGCAATTCCATCACTAAAGAAGTTGTCTGTGTTTCAATCTCAAGGTTGTCCGATCGGTAAGAAGACACTAACAACTTTGGACGATGAACTTAAAAAAACTGCTGAGTGGTACATTCTCAACAATTGCATTGAGATTCTCCCATATATTCA AGAGCACAAGCAGATCCTTTTATCTAGTGGTGCTGAAAACCTAGATCAATTACAGAAAAAGGAGTTCCCCATGTGGTTTTACAATAAGCTTTACAATCTTCGACAAGCAGGATCTGCAGAAGCTTCTGAAGAGTTATTCTCCTTAGCAAACGGCTCCTCTAATCTTGTTTCTTCATACACTGGGTGTATTGTCAATGGAGTTCGATTTTTGTGTTATGATAGAGATAAAAATTTGAAAACTCAAAACAGTGGTGTCTTAGTACCCGGAGTAGACAACAAAAATTTCTACGGGCAATTAGAAGAGGTTATAGTGATGTCATACCTTGctggttgttctgttgtattatttaagtgtaAATGGTTTGATACAGATCCTACCAAGAGTAGGATGAAGCATGAAAATAATATAACCAGTATATTTACTAAGTTCGAGTGGTACAAAAATGACAAGTTTATCTTGGCAACTCAGGCAAAACAAATTTTCTATCTTGATGATTTGAAAAATGACCGGGATTGGAAAATTGTTGAAGAAGTTCATCATAGAAATGTGTGGGACACCCCAGCAGCTTATGAACAGTTGGATCCCATTGAAATAGATGTTATGCATGACACAATAACATCTGATTTCCAATTGTTTGTCGATCTTGGTCCGTTGCCAGAAATCAATTTTTGCCGTAGAGATCAATCGCCATATGTTGTCAATGTAGATACTCCTGTTGATCAAGAGGAAggtgaagaggaagaggaagaggaaatggtcgatgaagaggaagaggagaTGGTCGATGAAGAGGAAGagaaagaggaagaggaagagatggacTTAGAAGAAGATAATGTAGAAGAAAATGAGAATGATAGTGATAATGAATATTATAGTGATGATTAA
- the LOC133789115 gene encoding uncharacterized protein LOC133789115 isoform X2, with protein MSSAVMQHHGGDGGANPPPDPTQIQADCERVTTKTKRRGINKGFSTREARVALGRPLPLEWDVRGKTYKEIGDYSQHFSREIGILIRQYADPDYDRWDKVPSEVRDRILPRLEDDLFDIGRSRYASENLLGILLGIQRSCADRYSEWKNDLSTHLKKNGRAHPLDGLVVEKWQKALQYFDRPEVKRSVQGSQSTPALRYKKRFGWRLST; from the exons ATGTCTTCTGCGGTTATGCAACATCACGGAGGTGATGGTGGGGCAAATCCTCCTCCAGATCCAACGCAGATACAGGCTGATTGTGAGAGAG TGACGACTAAAACGAAAAGGCGCGGCATCAACAAGGGGTTTTCAACTCGAGAAGCTAGAGTTGCATTAGGTAGACCACTACCACTGGAGTGGGATGTTCGAgggaagacttacaaagaaaTTGGTGATTATTCCCAACATTTCTCTAGAGAGATCGGCATTCTCATTCGACAATATGCCGATCCTGACTACGACCGATGGGATAAAGTACCCAGCGAAGTTAGAGATCGCATACTTCCTCGTCTAGAG GATGATTTATTCGACATTGGTCGAAGTCGATATGCCTCAGAGAACCTCCTCGGCATTCTTTTGGGCATTCAACGGTCGTGCGCTGATCGTTACTCGGAGTGGAAGAATGACTTGTCCACTCATTTAAAAAAGAATGGTCGAGCACATCCTCTTGATGGTTTGGTGGTGGAGAAATGGCAAAAGGCGCTCCAGTATTTTGATCGCCCTGAAGTGAAG agaagCGTGCAGGGTTCACAGTCTACGCCAGCCCTTCGTTACAAGAAG AGATTTGGATGGCGACTAAGTACATAG
- the LOC133789115 gene encoding uncharacterized protein LOC133789115 isoform X1, with product MSSAVMQHHGGDGGANPPPDPTQIQADCERVTTKTKRRGINKGFSTREARVALGRPLPLEWDVRGKTYKEIGDYSQHFSREIGILIRQYADPDYDRWDKVPSEVRDRILPRLEDDLFDIGRSRYASENLLGILLGIQRSCADRYSEWKNDLSTHLKKNGRAHPLDGLVVEKWQKALQYFDRPEVKRSVQGSQSTPALRYKKRDLQTGCLVGVPEIWMATKYIDGEGWVSKAAKDNYVSKFIFYDFLTLLCCKF from the exons ATGTCTTCTGCGGTTATGCAACATCACGGAGGTGATGGTGGGGCAAATCCTCCTCCAGATCCAACGCAGATACAGGCTGATTGTGAGAGAG TGACGACTAAAACGAAAAGGCGCGGCATCAACAAGGGGTTTTCAACTCGAGAAGCTAGAGTTGCATTAGGTAGACCACTACCACTGGAGTGGGATGTTCGAgggaagacttacaaagaaaTTGGTGATTATTCCCAACATTTCTCTAGAGAGATCGGCATTCTCATTCGACAATATGCCGATCCTGACTACGACCGATGGGATAAAGTACCCAGCGAAGTTAGAGATCGCATACTTCCTCGTCTAGAG GATGATTTATTCGACATTGGTCGAAGTCGATATGCCTCAGAGAACCTCCTCGGCATTCTTTTGGGCATTCAACGGTCGTGCGCTGATCGTTACTCGGAGTGGAAGAATGACTTGTCCACTCATTTAAAAAAGAATGGTCGAGCACATCCTCTTGATGGTTTGGTGGTGGAGAAATGGCAAAAGGCGCTCCAGTATTTTGATCGCCCTGAAGTGAAG agaagCGTGCAGGGTTCACAGTCTACGCCAGCCCTTCGTTACAAGAAG CGTGATTTACAAACTGGGTGTCTTGTTGGGGTTCCAGAGATTTGGATGGCGACTAAGTACATAGACGGGGAAGGTTGGGTGAGCAAGGCAGCGAAAGATAACTATGTaagtaaatttatattttatgattttctTACTTTATTGTGTTGTAAATTCTAA